The genomic region TTCGAGTCGTTGATGTAGAGGACTCCGTCCTGGAGCCCGACCCGCTCCAGCCTGTGGGATAGACCCGCGAAGCCGCGAAGAGACGCCACCAGCCCCTCGGAGGGAAGAGGGAGCGGGGCGACGAGCGCGAGCGCCGCCAGGGCGTTGGCGCGGTTGTGCGCCCCCGGTAGCGATAGCTCGTCGGCCCCGCAGAGAGTCGTCTCCGTTGCGTCGAAGCGGACGCCGATCCGCCCGGCGCGGATGAAAGTCCCCTCCTCCCCGCGATCCTCCATCCTGAAGCGCAGGATCCGAGGGCTGAAGCGGCGCGCCACCTCCTGCGCGAGATCCTCCGCCTCGCCCAGGACGGCGTGATCCGTCGGTCCCTGGTTGCGGAAGATCCCCATCTTCGCCTCGCGGTACGAGGAGAGGTCATGGTGGCGGTCCAGGTGATCGGCGGTCAGATTCAGCAGGGCGGCCCCCCGCGGCCGGAACGACTCGATGTCCTCGAGCTGGAAGCTCGAGATCTCCGTGACCAGACATGCCCCCTCGCTCGCGCGCAGGACGCCGTCCGAGAGGGGGCGCCCGATGTTCCCCACGAGCTCGTTCGCGCGGCCGCATCGGCTGAGCAGGTCGGAGGCCCACGCGGTCGTCGTCGACTTGCCGTTGGTCCCGGTGATGGCGAGGATCGGCCCCCTGGCGAGACGCGAGGCCAGCTCGATCTCGCTCCAGATCGGAATCCCCCGCTCGCGCGCCCGAGCGAGAAACGGGATCGACCCGGGTACGCCCGGGCTCTTGACGATTCTGTCGAGCGAGTCGAGAAGCCCCAGGGGGTGCTCTCCCCAGAGAAGGCGCGCCCCGGCCCGGGCCAGTTCCCTCAAGGCCTCCTCCTCTCCCCTGGGCTCCGCCAGATCGAGGCAAACCGGGTGCGCCCCCTCGCTGAGGCAGAGGCGCGCCGCCGCGAGGCCGGAGCGGGCCATGCCGAGGATCCCGATCCTCTCGCCCCGATAGATTCCCGCGACACGCTCCATCGTCATCCTCACTGGAGCTTGATCGTCGAGAGGGTGAGAAACGCG from Candidatus Eisenbacteria bacterium harbors:
- the murD gene encoding UDP-N-acetylmuramoyl-L-alanine--D-glutamate ligase; the encoded protein is MRMTMERVAGIYRGERIGILGMARSGLAAARLCLSEGAHPVCLDLAEPRGEEEALRELARAGARLLWGEHPLGLLDSLDRIVKSPGVPGSIPFLARARERGIPIWSEIELASRLARGPILAITGTNGKSTTTAWASDLLSRCGRANELVGNIGRPLSDGVLRASEGACLVTEISSFQLEDIESFRPRGAALLNLTADHLDRHHDLSSYREAKMGIFRNQGPTDHAVLGEAEDLAQEVARRFSPRILRFRMEDRGEEGTFIRAGRIGVRFDATETTLCGADELSLPGAHNRANALAALALVAPLPLPSEGLVASLRGFAGLSHRLERVGLQDGVLYINDSKATNTDSLTTALRAFEQPLILIAGGRGKGQDFGPISPLVRGRCRKVLLIGEAAEEIRSRWGADLCEMVGDLRAALLRARAIARRGEIVLLSPACASFDQFANYEERGDLFRRLVGESIGAVPPGGCGE